From the Buteo buteo chromosome 1, bButBut1.hap1.1, whole genome shotgun sequence genome, one window contains:
- the KIAA0232 gene encoding uncharacterized protein KIAA0232 homolog isoform X2, giving the protein MRPICTVVVDGLPSESSSSSYPGPVSVSEMSLLHALGPVQTWLGQELEKCGIDAMIYTRYVLSLLLHDSYDYDLQEQENDIFLGWEKGAYKKWGKSKKKCSDLTLEEMKKQAAVQCLRSASDESSGIETLVEELCSRLKDLQSKQEEKIHKKLEGSLSPETDLSPTAKDQVEMYYEAFPPLSEKPVCLQEIMTVWNKSKVCSYSSSSSSSTAPPTSTDTSSPKDCNSESEVTKDRSNKASATVQERTQQKKSKNEKENKFSNNSVEEKPVLYKKQVRHKSEGKMRPRSWSSGSSEAGSSSSGNQGEYKASMKCIKVRHKTREVRNKKGRNGQSRLSVKSGEKADRKVHSGSSSSSSSGSIKQLCKRGKRPLKEIGRKEAGGSDGKDLYLDSRNEKEYKEEPLWYTEPITEYFVPLSRKSKLETTYRNREDICGVTSEAVEELSESVHGLCISNNNIHKTYLAAGTFIDGHFVEMPAVLNEDIDLAGTSICSQPEDDKYLDDVHLSELTHFYEVDIDQSMLDPGASDTMQGESRILNMIRQKSKEKTDFEAECCIVLDGMELQGESAIWTDSTSSVGAEGWFLQDLSNLAQFWECCSSSSSGDADGESFGGDSPIRFSPILDSTMLNSHMLAGNQELFSDINEGSGINSCFSVFEVQCSNSVLPFSFETLNLGNENADSSSTANILGKTQSRLLIWTKNSAFDENEHCSNLSTRTCSPWSHSEETRSDNETLNIPYEESTQFNAEDINYVVPRVSSSYVDEEILDFLPEETCQQQARTLGEMPTLIFKKKSKLESVCGIQLEQKAESKDYETTQGCSENSPHGDGYSSGVIKDIWTNMTDRNSAAMVEIEGIEDELFSTDVNNYCCCLDTEAKVETLQEPNKAVQRSEYHLWEGQKENLEKRAFVSNDLSKVDGGDYTTPSKPWDVNQDKENSFILGGVYGELKTFNSDGEWAVVPPSHSKGSLLQCAASDVVTIAGTDVFMTPGNSFAPGHRQLWRPFVSFEQNEQSKSGDNGLNKGFSFIFHEDLLGACGNFQVEEPGLEYSFSSFDLNNPFSQVLHVECSFEPEGIASFSPSFKPKSILCSDSDSEVLHPRICGVDRTQYRAIRISPRTHFRPISASELSPGGGSESEFESEKDEGSIAVPSQVDVFEDPQADLKPLEEDAEKEGHYYGKSELESGKFLPRLKKSGMEKSAQTSLDSQEESSGMLPVGNQDPCLECSMKESLDGRAMESSKVNCRIVEPREETSRFCSCKAGCHFPTYEDNPVSSGELEERMSGSQEKQCWWEKALYSPLFPASQCEECYTNAKGENGVGEFADVKEVPNDDEHLLDFNMMMAFM; this is encoded by the exons AGCTCTGGGATTGAAACGTTAGTGGAGGAGCTTTGCTCCAGACTGAAAGACCTTCAGAGTAAGCAAG agGAGAAGATTCACAAAAAGTTAGAAGGCTCTTTGTCTCCTGAGACTGATTTATCTCCCACAGCAAAGGATCAAGTAgaaat gTACTATGAagcatttcctcctctttctgaaaagccagtTTGCCTGCAGGAAATTATGACTGTATGGAATAAATCCAAAGTATGCTCTTACTCTAGCTCCTCATCTTCATCCACTGCTCCACCAACTAGCACGGATACATCTTCTCCAAAGGACTGCAATAGTGAAAGTGAAGTAACTAAAGACAGAAGTAATAAAGCATCTGCCACTGTACAGGAAAGAacccagcagaagaaaagtaaaaatgagaaagaaaacaaatttagtAACAACAGTGTTGAAGAGAAGCCTGTTTTGTACAAAAAGCAAGTCCGACATAAGTCTGAGGGAAAGATGCGTCCTCGCTCCTGGTCATCTGGATCCAGTGAGGCTGGGTCAAGTTCTAGTGGTAATCAAGGTGAATACAAGGCATCAATGAAATGTATTAAAGTAAGACACAAAACAAGAGAGGTTCGAAATAAAAAAGGGCGTAATGGGCAAAGCAGGCTTTCAGTGAAATCTGGTGAAAAGGCTGATAGAAAAGTCCACAGTGGAAGCAGTAGCAGCAGTAGCAGCGGTTCCATCAAACAGCTGTGCAAAAGAGGTAAAAGGCCATTaaaagaaattggaagaaaagaagCTGGCGGTAGTGATGGAAAAGATTTGTATTTagacagcagaaatgaaaaggaatataaagaaGAACCCTTGTGGTATACTGAGCCGATTACAGAGTACTTTGTTCCTCttagcagaaaaagcaagctgGAGACTACATACCGCAACAGAGAAGATATATGTGGCGTAACATCAGAGGCTGTAGAAGAGTTGTCTGAATCAGTGCATGGTCTTTGTATTAGCAACAATAATATTCATAAAACATACCTCGCAGCAGGTACTTTCATCGATGGTCACTTTGTAGAAATGCCTGCAGTTCTAAATGAGGATATTGACCTCGCTGGGACCTCAATATGTTCTCAACCAGAGGACGACAAATATTTAGATGATGTTCATCTGTCAGAACTAACACACTTCTATGAAGTGGATATTGATCAATCCATGTTGGATCCTGGTGCCTCAGATACGATGCAAGGGGAGAGTCGGATTTTAAATATGATTCGAcaaaagagtaaagaaaaaactgaTTTTGAGGCAGAATGTTGCATAGTGTTAGATGGAATGGAGTTGCAAGGGGAAAGTGCAATATGGACAGATTCGACCAGCTCTGTTGGTGCTGAAGGGTGGTTCTTGCAAGACCTTAGTAATTTAGCTCAATTTTGGGAGTGCTGTTCATCTTCTAGTTCTGGTGATGCAGATGGGGAAAGTTTTGGAGGAGATTCTCCGATCAGATTCTCCCCCATCTTAGACAGCACAATGCTTAATTCACACATGCTTGCTGGCAATCAAGAGCTCTTTTCAGATATTAATGAAGGGTCTGGTATAAactcttgtttttcagtgtttgaagtGCAATGCAGTAACTCTGttttaccattttcttttgaaacactCAACTtgggaaatgaaaatgcagattCTAGTAGCACTGCTAATATTCTTGGGAAAACACAGTCTAGATTGCTAATATGGACCAAAAATAGTGCCTTTGATGAAAATGAACACTGTTCCAATCTTTCAACAAGAACTTGTAGTCCATGGTCACACTCGGAAGAAACACGTTCAGACAATGAGACTTTAAATATTCCATATGAAGAATCCACGCAATTTAATGCAGAAGATATTAATTATGTAGTTCCTAGAGTGTCTTCGAGTTATGTAGATGAAGAAATTCTAGATTTTTTGCCAGAAGAAACCTGCCAGCAACAAGCTAGAACTTTAGGAGAAATGCCCActttgattttcaaaaaaaaatctaagctaGAATCTGTCTGTGGTATTCAGCtagaacaaaaagcagaaagtaaaGACTATGAAACTACACAAGGGTGTAGTGAAAACAGTCCACATGGAGATGGCTACAGCTCAGGGGTTATTAAAGATATTTGGACAAATATGACAGACAGAAATTCTGCAGCGATGGTAGAAATAGAAGGAATAGAAGATGAATTGTTTTCAACTGATGTAAATAACTATTGCTGCTGTTTGGATACAGAAGCAAAAGTTGAAACCCTCCAGGAGCCCAATAAAGCAGTGCAGAGATCAGAGTATCATCTTTGGGAAGGTCAAAAGGAGAATTTAGAGAAGAGAGCCTTTGTCTCAAATGATTTATCAAAAGTAGATGGTGGTGACTATACTACACCATCAAAACCTTGGGATGTTAACCAGGATAAAGAAAACTCATTTATACTTGGTGGTGTGTATGGGGAGCTCAAAACATTTAACAGTGATGGAGAATGGGCAGTGGTGCCACCTAGTCACTCAAAAGGGAGCTTATTACAATGTGCAGCTTCTGATGTAGTGACAATAGCTGGTACAGATGTTTTTATGACTCCAGGTAATAGCTTTGCCCCTGGTCATAGGCAATTATGGAGGCCATTTGTATCATTTGAACAGAATGAGCAATCAAAGAGTGGCGATAACGGATTAAATaagggtttttcttttatcttccatGAAGACTTACTGGGAGCTTGTGGTAACTTTCAAGTTGAAGAACCAGGGCTTGAATACTCATTCTCTTCCTTTGACCTGAACAATCCATTTTCACAAGTTCTTCATGTAGAGTGTTCGTTTGAGCCAGAAGGAATTGCATCTTTCAGCCCTAGTTTTAAACCTAAGTCAATTCTGTGCTCTGATTCAGACAGTGAGGTTTTACACCCCAGGATATGTGGTGTTGATCGAACGCAGTACAGGGCTATACGGATTTCTCCAAGGACTCACTTTCGCCCAATTTCTGCATCTGAACTTTCTCCAGGTGGTGGAAGTGAGTCAGAATTTGAGTCAGAAAAAGATGAGGGAAGTATTGCTGTCCCTTCTCAAGTAGATGTATTTGAGGATCCACAAGCAGATCTCAAACCTCTGgaagaagatgcagaaaaagaagggcATTATTATGGAAAATCAGAGCTTGAATCTGGAAAATTCCTTCCCAGATTAAAAAAGTCTGGAATGGAGAAGAGTGCACAAACATCATTGGATTCCCAAGAAGAGTCGTCTGGGATGTTGCCAGTAGGAAACCAAGATCCCTGTTTAGAATGCAGTATGAAAGAATCTCTAGATGGGAGGGCAATGGAGAGCTCCAAAGTAAACTGCAGAATAGTGGAGCCACGTGAGGAGACTAGCAGGTTTTGCAGTTGTAAAGCAGGGTGCCATTTCCCCACGTACGAGGATAATCCTGTTTCTTCAGGAGAGCTTGAAGAG AGAATGAGTGGCAGCCAGGAAAAGCAATGCTGGTGGGAAAAGGCGCTCTATTCTCCCCTTTTTCCTGCATCACAGTGTGAAG AGTGTTATACAAATGCCAAGGGAGAGAATGGTGTAGGAGAATTTGCAGATGTAAAGGAAGTACCCAATGATGATGAACATCTTTTAGATTTTAATATG ATGATGGCATTCATGTAA
- the KIAA0232 gene encoding uncharacterized protein KIAA0232 homolog isoform X1, translating to MRPICTVVVDGLPSESSSSSYPGPVSVSEMSLLHALGPVQTWLGQELEKCGIDAMIYTRYVLSLLLHDSYDYDLQEQENDIFLGWEKGAYKKWGKSKKKCSDLTLEEMKKQAAVQCLRSASDESSGIETLVEELCSRLKDLQSKQEEKIHKKLEGSLSPETDLSPTAKDQVEMYYEAFPPLSEKPVCLQEIMTVWNKSKVCSYSSSSSSSTAPPTSTDTSSPKDCNSESEVTKDRSNKASATVQERTQQKKSKNEKENKFSNNSVEEKPVLYKKQVRHKSEGKMRPRSWSSGSSEAGSSSSGNQGEYKASMKCIKVRHKTREVRNKKGRNGQSRLSVKSGEKADRKVHSGSSSSSSSGSIKQLCKRGKRPLKEIGRKEAGGSDGKDLYLDSRNEKEYKEEPLWYTEPITEYFVPLSRKSKLETTYRNREDICGVTSEAVEELSESVHGLCISNNNIHKTYLAAGTFIDGHFVEMPAVLNEDIDLAGTSICSQPEDDKYLDDVHLSELTHFYEVDIDQSMLDPGASDTMQGESRILNMIRQKSKEKTDFEAECCIVLDGMELQGESAIWTDSTSSVGAEGWFLQDLSNLAQFWECCSSSSSGDADGESFGGDSPIRFSPILDSTMLNSHMLAGNQELFSDINEGSGINSCFSVFEVQCSNSVLPFSFETLNLGNENADSSSTANILGKTQSRLLIWTKNSAFDENEHCSNLSTRTCSPWSHSEETRSDNETLNIPYEESTQFNAEDINYVVPRVSSSYVDEEILDFLPEETCQQQARTLGEMPTLIFKKKSKLESVCGIQLEQKAESKDYETTQGCSENSPHGDGYSSGVIKDIWTNMTDRNSAAMVEIEGIEDELFSTDVNNYCCCLDTEAKVETLQEPNKAVQRSEYHLWEGQKENLEKRAFVSNDLSKVDGGDYTTPSKPWDVNQDKENSFILGGVYGELKTFNSDGEWAVVPPSHSKGSLLQCAASDVVTIAGTDVFMTPGNSFAPGHRQLWRPFVSFEQNEQSKSGDNGLNKGFSFIFHEDLLGACGNFQVEEPGLEYSFSSFDLNNPFSQVLHVECSFEPEGIASFSPSFKPKSILCSDSDSEVLHPRICGVDRTQYRAIRISPRTHFRPISASELSPGGGSESEFESEKDEGSIAVPSQVDVFEDPQADLKPLEEDAEKEGHYYGKSELESGKFLPRLKKSGMEKSAQTSLDSQEESSGMLPVGNQDPCLECSMKESLDGRAMESSKVNCRIVEPREETSRFCSCKAGCHFPTYEDNPVSSGELEERMSGSQEKQCWWEKALYSPLFPASQCEECYTNAKGENGVGEFADVKEVPNDDEHLLDFNMVSSVYEARCADDINAEAKPNGFRKKIYSSDSSSSEDTASEGGSEWADPCEEELFSRTQL from the exons AGCTCTGGGATTGAAACGTTAGTGGAGGAGCTTTGCTCCAGACTGAAAGACCTTCAGAGTAAGCAAG agGAGAAGATTCACAAAAAGTTAGAAGGCTCTTTGTCTCCTGAGACTGATTTATCTCCCACAGCAAAGGATCAAGTAgaaat gTACTATGAagcatttcctcctctttctgaaaagccagtTTGCCTGCAGGAAATTATGACTGTATGGAATAAATCCAAAGTATGCTCTTACTCTAGCTCCTCATCTTCATCCACTGCTCCACCAACTAGCACGGATACATCTTCTCCAAAGGACTGCAATAGTGAAAGTGAAGTAACTAAAGACAGAAGTAATAAAGCATCTGCCACTGTACAGGAAAGAacccagcagaagaaaagtaaaaatgagaaagaaaacaaatttagtAACAACAGTGTTGAAGAGAAGCCTGTTTTGTACAAAAAGCAAGTCCGACATAAGTCTGAGGGAAAGATGCGTCCTCGCTCCTGGTCATCTGGATCCAGTGAGGCTGGGTCAAGTTCTAGTGGTAATCAAGGTGAATACAAGGCATCAATGAAATGTATTAAAGTAAGACACAAAACAAGAGAGGTTCGAAATAAAAAAGGGCGTAATGGGCAAAGCAGGCTTTCAGTGAAATCTGGTGAAAAGGCTGATAGAAAAGTCCACAGTGGAAGCAGTAGCAGCAGTAGCAGCGGTTCCATCAAACAGCTGTGCAAAAGAGGTAAAAGGCCATTaaaagaaattggaagaaaagaagCTGGCGGTAGTGATGGAAAAGATTTGTATTTagacagcagaaatgaaaaggaatataaagaaGAACCCTTGTGGTATACTGAGCCGATTACAGAGTACTTTGTTCCTCttagcagaaaaagcaagctgGAGACTACATACCGCAACAGAGAAGATATATGTGGCGTAACATCAGAGGCTGTAGAAGAGTTGTCTGAATCAGTGCATGGTCTTTGTATTAGCAACAATAATATTCATAAAACATACCTCGCAGCAGGTACTTTCATCGATGGTCACTTTGTAGAAATGCCTGCAGTTCTAAATGAGGATATTGACCTCGCTGGGACCTCAATATGTTCTCAACCAGAGGACGACAAATATTTAGATGATGTTCATCTGTCAGAACTAACACACTTCTATGAAGTGGATATTGATCAATCCATGTTGGATCCTGGTGCCTCAGATACGATGCAAGGGGAGAGTCGGATTTTAAATATGATTCGAcaaaagagtaaagaaaaaactgaTTTTGAGGCAGAATGTTGCATAGTGTTAGATGGAATGGAGTTGCAAGGGGAAAGTGCAATATGGACAGATTCGACCAGCTCTGTTGGTGCTGAAGGGTGGTTCTTGCAAGACCTTAGTAATTTAGCTCAATTTTGGGAGTGCTGTTCATCTTCTAGTTCTGGTGATGCAGATGGGGAAAGTTTTGGAGGAGATTCTCCGATCAGATTCTCCCCCATCTTAGACAGCACAATGCTTAATTCACACATGCTTGCTGGCAATCAAGAGCTCTTTTCAGATATTAATGAAGGGTCTGGTATAAactcttgtttttcagtgtttgaagtGCAATGCAGTAACTCTGttttaccattttcttttgaaacactCAACTtgggaaatgaaaatgcagattCTAGTAGCACTGCTAATATTCTTGGGAAAACACAGTCTAGATTGCTAATATGGACCAAAAATAGTGCCTTTGATGAAAATGAACACTGTTCCAATCTTTCAACAAGAACTTGTAGTCCATGGTCACACTCGGAAGAAACACGTTCAGACAATGAGACTTTAAATATTCCATATGAAGAATCCACGCAATTTAATGCAGAAGATATTAATTATGTAGTTCCTAGAGTGTCTTCGAGTTATGTAGATGAAGAAATTCTAGATTTTTTGCCAGAAGAAACCTGCCAGCAACAAGCTAGAACTTTAGGAGAAATGCCCActttgattttcaaaaaaaaatctaagctaGAATCTGTCTGTGGTATTCAGCtagaacaaaaagcagaaagtaaaGACTATGAAACTACACAAGGGTGTAGTGAAAACAGTCCACATGGAGATGGCTACAGCTCAGGGGTTATTAAAGATATTTGGACAAATATGACAGACAGAAATTCTGCAGCGATGGTAGAAATAGAAGGAATAGAAGATGAATTGTTTTCAACTGATGTAAATAACTATTGCTGCTGTTTGGATACAGAAGCAAAAGTTGAAACCCTCCAGGAGCCCAATAAAGCAGTGCAGAGATCAGAGTATCATCTTTGGGAAGGTCAAAAGGAGAATTTAGAGAAGAGAGCCTTTGTCTCAAATGATTTATCAAAAGTAGATGGTGGTGACTATACTACACCATCAAAACCTTGGGATGTTAACCAGGATAAAGAAAACTCATTTATACTTGGTGGTGTGTATGGGGAGCTCAAAACATTTAACAGTGATGGAGAATGGGCAGTGGTGCCACCTAGTCACTCAAAAGGGAGCTTATTACAATGTGCAGCTTCTGATGTAGTGACAATAGCTGGTACAGATGTTTTTATGACTCCAGGTAATAGCTTTGCCCCTGGTCATAGGCAATTATGGAGGCCATTTGTATCATTTGAACAGAATGAGCAATCAAAGAGTGGCGATAACGGATTAAATaagggtttttcttttatcttccatGAAGACTTACTGGGAGCTTGTGGTAACTTTCAAGTTGAAGAACCAGGGCTTGAATACTCATTCTCTTCCTTTGACCTGAACAATCCATTTTCACAAGTTCTTCATGTAGAGTGTTCGTTTGAGCCAGAAGGAATTGCATCTTTCAGCCCTAGTTTTAAACCTAAGTCAATTCTGTGCTCTGATTCAGACAGTGAGGTTTTACACCCCAGGATATGTGGTGTTGATCGAACGCAGTACAGGGCTATACGGATTTCTCCAAGGACTCACTTTCGCCCAATTTCTGCATCTGAACTTTCTCCAGGTGGTGGAAGTGAGTCAGAATTTGAGTCAGAAAAAGATGAGGGAAGTATTGCTGTCCCTTCTCAAGTAGATGTATTTGAGGATCCACAAGCAGATCTCAAACCTCTGgaagaagatgcagaaaaagaagggcATTATTATGGAAAATCAGAGCTTGAATCTGGAAAATTCCTTCCCAGATTAAAAAAGTCTGGAATGGAGAAGAGTGCACAAACATCATTGGATTCCCAAGAAGAGTCGTCTGGGATGTTGCCAGTAGGAAACCAAGATCCCTGTTTAGAATGCAGTATGAAAGAATCTCTAGATGGGAGGGCAATGGAGAGCTCCAAAGTAAACTGCAGAATAGTGGAGCCACGTGAGGAGACTAGCAGGTTTTGCAGTTGTAAAGCAGGGTGCCATTTCCCCACGTACGAGGATAATCCTGTTTCTTCAGGAGAGCTTGAAGAG AGAATGAGTGGCAGCCAGGAAAAGCAATGCTGGTGGGAAAAGGCGCTCTATTCTCCCCTTTTTCCTGCATCACAGTGTGAAG AGTGTTATACAAATGCCAAGGGAGAGAATGGTGTAGGAGAATTTGCAGATGTAAAGGAAGTACCCAATGATGATGAACATCTTTTAGATTTTAATATG GTTTCTTCTGTTTATGAAGCAAGATGTGCAGATGATATAAATGCTGAGGCAAAACCAAATGGCTTCAGGAAGAAGATCTACTCCAGTGATAGCTCCAGCTCTGAAGACACAGCTTCAGAAGGTGGAAGTGAATGGGCTGATCCGTGTGAGGAGGAGCTTTTTTCTCGAACTCAACTATAA